In one Gossypium hirsutum isolate 1008001.06 chromosome D09, Gossypium_hirsutum_v2.1, whole genome shotgun sequence genomic region, the following are encoded:
- the LOC107892028 gene encoding LOB domain-containing protein 40: MRMSCNGCRVLRKGCTESCTIRPCLQWIPNAQSQANATLFLAKFYGRAGLINLIGAGPQNLRPGVFKSLLYEACGRIVDPAHGSVGLMCSGNWHLCEAAVDAVLNGSPIKQVPSELSASKCPQLKSSFDIRHVSKDKKSDDGLRKVKSQGRFKRSASKPKPKLEEVVFEPVSKGGDSWEGECLSVETVECSLAKGDELGNGSDLELELTLGLEPRTKKRGNNINGGGDATCGGRVEGLC, from the exons ATGCGGATGAGTTGCAACGGTTGTCGAGTCCTTCGCAAAGGCTGTACTGAAAGCTGCACTATAAGACCTTGTCTCCAATGGATTCCTAACGCTCAATCCCAAGCCAATGCCACCCTTTTCCTTGCTAAATTCTACGGCCGTGCTGGTCTTATTAATCTTATTGGTGCTGGCCCTCAGAATCTCCGTCCTG GAGTTTTTAAATCATTGCTGTACGAAGCATGCGGTCGGATAGTGGACCCAGCTCATGGTTCGGTCGGGTTGATGTGCTCCGGGAACTGGCATCTGTGTGAAGCAGCCGTCGACGCGGTTTTAAACGGGTCGCCGATTAAACAAGTTCCTTCTGAATTGTCGGCTTCCAAGTGCCCGCAGCTTAAATCCTCCTTTGACATTCGACACGTTTCAAAAGACAAGAAATCCGATGATGGGCTTCGCAAAGTTAAGTCCCAGGGACGGTTCAAGCGGTCAGCTTCAAAACCGAAGCCGAAGCTGGAGGAGGTTGTTTTTGAACCGGTGAGTAAGGGAGGAGATAGTTGGGAAGGTGAGTGCTTATCGGTGGAGACGGTGGAGTGTTCGTTGGCTAAGGGTGACGAGTTAGGCAATGGGAGTGATTTGGAGTTGGAGTTGACATTAGGGTTGGAACCCAGGACAAAGAAGAGAGGGAATAATATCAACGGCGGTGGCGATGCCACGTGTGGAGGCCGAGTAGAGGGTTTATGTTAG